The Platichthys flesus chromosome 18, fPlaFle2.1, whole genome shotgun sequence genome includes a window with the following:
- the LOC133973254 gene encoding uncharacterized protein LOC133973254 isoform X1 — protein sequence MQLAHDDRGDMSLRGSDQQEVNTTLHFLLRTEKQRRERRRMDETKRIQMSLHLLLVLIPFTVLTVQSSSIIIRAGAEVTLPCDKMRDDHVNCGATTWIFSDSEGTRTVNLFVNRQLDTSVISKSKADRLRLAANCSLVIREVTAEDAGQYVCRQSDLTTQTYEDHVVTLSVVNVTEQKRSDEVTLSCSVSPYRGCDLTVKWLFMNKDVTENNKDLKTSQSICSANVSFSKSHFDHKMKNYSSLTCEVNDGDKEEKFSFIPPSSEGKNEPAPGNNEMTTDWWWYIRLVVGFASIVILVVILIRWRRNKIQGGDVAVAFSTVEAPSSSTGPSADPSSLYANVTFIQ from the exons ATGCAACTAGCACATGACGACAGAGGAGACATGTCACTGAGGGGAAGTGatcaacaggaagtaaacaccACATTGCACTTTTTACTAAGAAccgagaagcagaggagagaaagaagaagaatggatgAAACCAAACGGATTCAAATGTCTTTACATCTGCTACTGGTGCTGATTCCATTTACAG TGCTCACTGTCCAATcttcctccatcatcatcagagctggagctgaagtCACTTTGCCTTGTGACAAGATGAGAGATGATCATGTGAACTGTGGAGCTACTACCTGGATCTTCAGTGATTCAGAGGGGACTAGAACAGTAAACCTGTTTGTAAACAGGCAGCTCGACACATCTGTGATTTCCAAATCTAAAGCAGACAGACTACGTCTTGCTGCAAACTGTTCTCTGGTTATTAGGGAGGTCACAGCTGAAGATGCTGGTCAATACGTCTGCAGACAGTCTGacctgacaacacaaacatatgaaGATCATGTGGTTACTCTCTCTGTTGTCAACG TGACTGAGCAGAAGAGAAGTGATGAGGTGAcgttgagctgctctgtgtcaccATATAGAGGCTGTGACCTCACAGTGAAGTGGCTGTTTATGAACAAAGAtgtgactgaaaacaacaaagaccTGAAGACATCACAGTCTATCTGCTCGGCCAATGTGAGCTTCTCAAAATCCCATTTTGATCACAAGATGAAGAACTATAGCTCATTAACATGTGAAGTGAATGATGgtgacaaagaggaaaagttttccttcatccctccgtcatcag aAGGAAAGAACGAACCAGCTCCAGGAAACAATGAGATGACAACAG ACTGGTGGTGGTACATTCGTCTGGTTGTGGGTTTTGCCTCGATCGTGATATTGGTTGTGATTCTCATcagatggagaagaaacaaG ATCCAGGGTGGTGATGTTGCAGTGGCCTTCAGCACTGTGGaagctccctcctcttctactgGACCCTCAGCTGATCCCAGCAGCCTCTATGCCAACGTCACATTCATACAATAG
- the LOC133973254 gene encoding uncharacterized protein LOC133973254 isoform X2 — protein MQLAHDDRGDMSLRGSDQQEVNTTLHFLLRTEKQRRERRRMDETKRIQMSLHLLLVLIPFTVLTVQSSSIIIRAGAEVTLPCDKMRDDHVNCGATTWIFSDSEGTRTVNLFVNRQLDTSVISKSKADRLRLAANCSLVIREVTAEDAGQYVCRQSDLTTQTYEDHVVTLSVVNVTEQKRSDEVTLSCSVSPYRGCDLTVKWLFMNKDVTENNKDLKTSQSICSANVSFSKSHFDHKMKNYSSLTCEVNDGDKEEKFSFIPPSSGKNEPAPGNNEMTTDWWWYIRLVVGFASIVILVVILIRWRRNKIQGGDVAVAFSTVEAPSSSTGPSADPSSLYANVTFIQ, from the exons ATGCAACTAGCACATGACGACAGAGGAGACATGTCACTGAGGGGAAGTGatcaacaggaagtaaacaccACATTGCACTTTTTACTAAGAAccgagaagcagaggagagaaagaagaagaatggatgAAACCAAACGGATTCAAATGTCTTTACATCTGCTACTGGTGCTGATTCCATTTACAG TGCTCACTGTCCAATcttcctccatcatcatcagagctggagctgaagtCACTTTGCCTTGTGACAAGATGAGAGATGATCATGTGAACTGTGGAGCTACTACCTGGATCTTCAGTGATTCAGAGGGGACTAGAACAGTAAACCTGTTTGTAAACAGGCAGCTCGACACATCTGTGATTTCCAAATCTAAAGCAGACAGACTACGTCTTGCTGCAAACTGTTCTCTGGTTATTAGGGAGGTCACAGCTGAAGATGCTGGTCAATACGTCTGCAGACAGTCTGacctgacaacacaaacatatgaaGATCATGTGGTTACTCTCTCTGTTGTCAACG TGACTGAGCAGAAGAGAAGTGATGAGGTGAcgttgagctgctctgtgtcaccATATAGAGGCTGTGACCTCACAGTGAAGTGGCTGTTTATGAACAAAGAtgtgactgaaaacaacaaagaccTGAAGACATCACAGTCTATCTGCTCGGCCAATGTGAGCTTCTCAAAATCCCATTTTGATCACAAGATGAAGAACTATAGCTCATTAACATGTGAAGTGAATGATGgtgacaaagaggaaaagttttccttcatccctccgtcatcag GAAAGAACGAACCAGCTCCAGGAAACAATGAGATGACAACAG ACTGGTGGTGGTACATTCGTCTGGTTGTGGGTTTTGCCTCGATCGTGATATTGGTTGTGATTCTCATcagatggagaagaaacaaG ATCCAGGGTGGTGATGTTGCAGTGGCCTTCAGCACTGTGGaagctccctcctcttctactgGACCCTCAGCTGATCCCAGCAGCCTCTATGCCAACGTCACATTCATACAATAG
- the LOC133973252 gene encoding cell cycle control protein 50A-like isoform X1, whose translation MMASSYSAKDEDGHITVTGPGGAALRSKKPENTAFKQQRLPAWQPILTAGTVLPAFFIIGLIFIPIGIGLFVTSNNIREFEIDYTGVDESSPCFNCSQNFSWNSTRPCTCSIPFSLEHSYENNVFMYYGLSNFYQNHRRYVKSRDDSQLNGHLGSLKQPSKECEPYAKHDNKPIAPCGAIANSMFNDTLELFYNDPNGTKVLIPLRATGIAWWTDKHVKFGNPGDGLNLTAEFQGTTKPVNWRKPVYELDSDPLNNGFINEDFIVWMRTAALPTFRKLYRIISRRDNMVPTLLRGNYTLEVVYNYPVRSFEGRKRMILSTISWMGGKNPFLGIAYITVGSVCFFLGVVLLIIHHKYGNRNNSADISN comes from the exons ATGATGGCGTCCAGCTACAGCGCTAAAGACGAAGACGGACACATCACGGTGACCGGGCCCGGGGGCGCAGCCCTGCGGAGCAAGAAGCCCGAGAACACCGCGTTCAAACAGCAGCGACTCCCGGCGTGGCAGCCCATCCTCACCGCGGGCACCGTGCTCCCGGCCTTCTTCATCATCGGACTCATCTTCATCCCCATCGGCATCGGCCTGTTCGTCACGTCCAACAACATCAGGGAGTTCGAG ATTGACTACACAGGAGTGGACGAGTCCAGTCCCTGTTTCAACTGCTCCCAGAACTTCAGCTGGAACAGCACTCGGCCGTGCACATGTTCGATTCCCTTCTCCCTGGAGCATTCGTACGAG AATAACGTCTTCATGTATTATGGCCTCTCCAACTTCTACCAAAACCACCGCCGCTACGTCAAGTCCAGAGATGACAGCCAGCTGAACGGACacctggggtccctcaag CAGCCCAGTAAGGAGTGTGAGCCATACGCCAAACATGACAACAAGCCAATAGCACCGTGTGGGGCCATCGCCAACAGCATGTTCAACG ACACGTTGGAGCTGTTTTACAACGACCCGAACGGCACCAAGGTTCTGATTCCTCTCCGAGCGACCGGCATCGCTTGGTGGACGGACAAACATGTGAAGTTCGGGAACCCCGGAGACGGCCTCAACCTGACGGCCGAGTTCCAAG GAACGACGAAGCCGGTGAACTGGCGCAAGCCGGTCTACGAGCTGGACTCCGACCCGCTGAACAACGGCTTCATCAACGAGGACTTCATCGTGTGGATGAGGACCGCCGCTCTGCCGACCTTCAGGAAGCTCTACCGCATCATCAGCAGGAGGGACAACATGGTTCCCACTCTGCTCCGAGGGAACTACACCCTGGAGGTCGTCTACA ATTATCCTGTTCGCAGCTTCGAGGGCAGGAAGCGGATGATCCTGAGCACCATCTCCTGGATGGGAGGAAAGAACCCCTTCCTGGGCATCGCCTACATCACCGTGGGCTCCGTCTGCTTCTTCCTGGGCGTCGTCCTGCTCATCATCCACCACAAATACGGGAATCGCAACAACAGCGCTGACATCTCCAactga
- the LOC133973252 gene encoding cell cycle control protein 50A-like isoform X2 — translation MMASSYSAKDEDGHITVTGPGGAALRSKKPENTAFKQQRLPAWQPILTAGTVLPAFFIIGLIFIPIGIGLFVTSNNIREFEIDYTGVDESSPCFNCSQNFSWNSTRPCTCSIPFSLEHSYENNVFMYYGLSNFYQNHRRYVKSRDDSQLNGHLGSLKPSKECEPYAKHDNKPIAPCGAIANSMFNDTLELFYNDPNGTKVLIPLRATGIAWWTDKHVKFGNPGDGLNLTAEFQGTTKPVNWRKPVYELDSDPLNNGFINEDFIVWMRTAALPTFRKLYRIISRRDNMVPTLLRGNYTLEVVYNYPVRSFEGRKRMILSTISWMGGKNPFLGIAYITVGSVCFFLGVVLLIIHHKYGNRNNSADISN, via the exons ATGATGGCGTCCAGCTACAGCGCTAAAGACGAAGACGGACACATCACGGTGACCGGGCCCGGGGGCGCAGCCCTGCGGAGCAAGAAGCCCGAGAACACCGCGTTCAAACAGCAGCGACTCCCGGCGTGGCAGCCCATCCTCACCGCGGGCACCGTGCTCCCGGCCTTCTTCATCATCGGACTCATCTTCATCCCCATCGGCATCGGCCTGTTCGTCACGTCCAACAACATCAGGGAGTTCGAG ATTGACTACACAGGAGTGGACGAGTCCAGTCCCTGTTTCAACTGCTCCCAGAACTTCAGCTGGAACAGCACTCGGCCGTGCACATGTTCGATTCCCTTCTCCCTGGAGCATTCGTACGAG AATAACGTCTTCATGTATTATGGCCTCTCCAACTTCTACCAAAACCACCGCCGCTACGTCAAGTCCAGAGATGACAGCCAGCTGAACGGACacctggggtccctcaag CCCAGTAAGGAGTGTGAGCCATACGCCAAACATGACAACAAGCCAATAGCACCGTGTGGGGCCATCGCCAACAGCATGTTCAACG ACACGTTGGAGCTGTTTTACAACGACCCGAACGGCACCAAGGTTCTGATTCCTCTCCGAGCGACCGGCATCGCTTGGTGGACGGACAAACATGTGAAGTTCGGGAACCCCGGAGACGGCCTCAACCTGACGGCCGAGTTCCAAG GAACGACGAAGCCGGTGAACTGGCGCAAGCCGGTCTACGAGCTGGACTCCGACCCGCTGAACAACGGCTTCATCAACGAGGACTTCATCGTGTGGATGAGGACCGCCGCTCTGCCGACCTTCAGGAAGCTCTACCGCATCATCAGCAGGAGGGACAACATGGTTCCCACTCTGCTCCGAGGGAACTACACCCTGGAGGTCGTCTACA ATTATCCTGTTCGCAGCTTCGAGGGCAGGAAGCGGATGATCCTGAGCACCATCTCCTGGATGGGAGGAAAGAACCCCTTCCTGGGCATCGCCTACATCACCGTGGGCTCCGTCTGCTTCTTCCTGGGCGTCGTCCTGCTCATCATCCACCACAAATACGGGAATCGCAACAACAGCGCTGACATCTCCAactga